From Desulfosoma caldarium, the proteins below share one genomic window:
- a CDS encoding ribonuclease catalytic domain-containing protein yields MSPFELSKVSPGTVVEFFEAKELLLGVCLTVKDQKLHVLTEANREMSLVLRRVVSASPNKLNPAQSRDDLVRALKSLRNVRETLAAQVNVAELWSVLEGESEAYGPKDLADLVFASGVTDDHVAAVQRALLADRLYFQFKDGLFAARTAEQVERRREEMAREAERVRLLEEGAQWARRVWQAKSGGRHDIVDPKVLEKIKDFGIFGQESESAAFVKELFGRAGIPVQPASAFRLLVRLGVWSEDENLYLHQQGLSLEFPEKALDAAERAKKLAERIWTGEDRSDFRSLDVFTIDSASTRDFDDALSFRPLGQGLWEVGVHIADAAHFVDLHDVLDQEAASRVTSIYLPDRRIPMLPSALSEEACSLCLGKDRATLSFIMEVDAAGQIHRCSIRPGIVRVTRRLTYEQVDGLVETEEAFKVLWHLSERLREQRRERGAVLLPLPEIHISVNDHGMIQLIRYDKERPSQIIVSEWMIAANARAAAYLAEHNVPAIYRCQAECRPETDQVQSDYPIFHIYRQRRLFARAELETRPGPHCSLGTNPYTTVTSPIRRYIDLVVQRQIKAALCDGRPVYGEEDLEKILTHVRVQLSKIAFVQRKWTRYWILRYLEQEDIQTVHAIVLDKNAKFAYLLLPDFLLEVQAPLPSDHPVGAGEMVRLKIERLHPRDDVLRVQIV; encoded by the coding sequence ATGAGTCCGTTCGAGCTAAGTAAAGTGAGTCCTGGAACGGTTGTGGAATTTTTTGAAGCTAAGGAATTGCTGCTCGGCGTCTGCCTGACCGTCAAGGATCAAAAGCTTCATGTGCTCACGGAAGCCAACCGGGAAATGAGCCTGGTGCTTCGGCGCGTGGTGTCGGCTTCGCCCAACAAATTGAATCCGGCTCAGAGCCGCGACGATCTAGTGCGGGCACTCAAAAGCCTTCGAAACGTGCGCGAGACCCTGGCCGCTCAGGTGAACGTGGCGGAATTGTGGTCGGTTCTGGAAGGCGAATCGGAAGCCTATGGCCCGAAGGATTTGGCCGACCTGGTTTTTGCTTCTGGAGTGACCGATGACCATGTGGCGGCCGTGCAAAGGGCCTTGCTGGCGGACCGATTATACTTTCAGTTCAAAGACGGGCTCTTTGCCGCACGAACAGCGGAACAGGTGGAACGCCGCCGCGAAGAAATGGCTCGGGAAGCGGAAAGGGTGCGTCTCTTGGAGGAGGGCGCTCAGTGGGCGCGTCGAGTGTGGCAGGCAAAGTCGGGGGGGCGACACGACATTGTTGATCCAAAGGTTCTAGAAAAGATCAAGGATTTTGGCATCTTTGGGCAGGAATCAGAAAGCGCTGCTTTTGTTAAGGAACTTTTCGGCCGAGCGGGCATTCCCGTGCAACCTGCCAGTGCCTTTCGCCTGCTGGTGCGCTTGGGTGTGTGGTCCGAAGACGAAAATCTCTATTTGCACCAGCAGGGTTTGAGCCTGGAGTTTCCTGAAAAAGCCCTGGATGCGGCCGAGCGGGCCAAGAAGCTTGCGGAGCGGATTTGGACGGGAGAAGATCGCAGCGACTTTCGATCCCTAGACGTTTTCACCATTGACAGTGCGTCCACACGGGACTTTGACGACGCTTTGAGTTTTCGCCCTTTGGGCCAAGGGCTTTGGGAAGTGGGAGTTCACATTGCCGATGCCGCCCATTTTGTGGACCTTCATGATGTGCTGGACCAAGAGGCCGCCTCACGGGTGACGTCCATCTATCTGCCGGATCGGCGCATTCCCATGCTGCCGTCGGCCTTGTCCGAAGAAGCCTGCAGTTTGTGCCTGGGCAAGGATCGAGCGACCCTGAGCTTTATCATGGAAGTGGATGCGGCGGGACAGATCCATCGATGCTCTATTCGGCCCGGGATCGTTCGAGTGACCCGCCGTTTGACCTATGAGCAGGTGGACGGCTTGGTGGAAACCGAGGAGGCATTCAAGGTTCTGTGGCACTTGAGCGAGCGGCTTCGGGAACAACGCCGAGAAAGAGGGGCCGTGCTCTTGCCGTTGCCGGAAATCCACATCAGCGTCAACGACCACGGCATGATTCAGCTGATTCGGTACGATAAGGAACGCCCCAGCCAGATCATCGTCTCGGAATGGATGATCGCGGCCAACGCTCGCGCCGCCGCGTACCTGGCGGAACACAATGTTCCCGCCATTTATCGGTGCCAGGCGGAATGCCGTCCTGAGACCGATCAAGTGCAAAGCGACTACCCCATTTTTCATATCTACCGGCAGCGCCGTCTCTTTGCGCGGGCCGAGCTGGAAACCAGACCAGGTCCCCACTGCAGCCTGGGCACGAACCCTTACACCACCGTCACGTCTCCCATACGCCGTTACATCGACCTGGTGGTGCAGCGCCAGATCAAAGCCGCCCTTTGCGATGGACGACCCGTCTATGGAGAAGAAGATCTGGAAAAGATACTCACCCATGTGCGGGTTCAGCTAAGCAAGATCGCCTTTGTCCAGCGCAAATGGACCCGGTACTGGATTCTTCGATACCTGGAACAGGAAGACATTCAAACGGTGCACGCCATTGTGCTGGACAAGAACGCCAAATTCGCCTACCTGCTTCTACCCGATTTTCTCTTGGAAGTGCAGGCACCTCTGCCTTCCGACCATCCCGTTGGTGCCGGGGAAATGGTGCGCTTGAAGATCGAGCGCCTGCATCCTCGAGACGACGTGCTGCGCGTGCAGATCGTGTGA
- the prfB gene encoding peptide chain release factor 2 (programmed frameshift), whose protein sequence is MVIETTELRSTLKELHQRVDTLGGYLDIAGKRQRLQELDRVMARQDFWDDPEKSKTVLKERAQLSEIIVDFDGLKSELEDNELLLDLALEEGDGDTIHDVARKVKEIRKKIKALEVRQMLAGENDVRNAIVSINAGAGGTEAQDWAEMLLRMYLRWCERRGFQTEVVDLLEGEEAGIKSATFTVNGPYAYGLLKGESGVHRLVRISPFDASGRRHTSFAAVCVYPEVDDSIVIDIKPSDLQVETFRSSGAGGQHVNKTSSAVRITHLPTGIVVQCQNERSQHRNRDIAMKVLRARLYEREMQKKQAEMQELHDNLDEIAWGNQIRSYVLQPYRLVKDHRTQVEKGHVDSVLDGDLDDFVEAFLFHELQAQSPTPAASS, encoded by the exons ATGGTCATCGAAACCACAGAACTGCGAAGTACACTAAAAGAGCTGCACCAAAGGGTGGACACGCTGGGAGGCTATCTT GACATTGCGGGAAAACGCCAGCGGCTTCAGGAACTGGATCGCGTGATGGCTCGGCAGGATTTTTGGGATGACCCCGAGAAGTCCAAGACCGTGCTCAAGGAAAGAGCCCAGCTTTCGGAAATCATTGTGGACTTCGACGGTTTGAAAAGCGAACTGGAAGACAACGAGCTGCTTCTCGATTTGGCCCTTGAAGAAGGCGACGGCGACACAATCCACGACGTGGCCCGCAAGGTCAAGGAAATCCGAAAAAAGATCAAGGCCTTGGAAGTGCGTCAGATGTTGGCCGGAGAAAACGATGTGCGCAACGCCATCGTGAGCATCAATGCGGGGGCTGGCGGTACGGAAGCCCAGGATTGGGCGGAAATGCTTCTTCGCATGTATTTGCGCTGGTGTGAACGCCGCGGGTTTCAAACGGAAGTGGTGGATCTTTTGGAAGGTGAAGAAGCGGGCATTAAGAGCGCCACCTTCACGGTCAACGGCCCTTACGCCTACGGGTTGCTCAAAGGAGAATCCGGCGTGCATCGCTTGGTGAGGATTTCCCCCTTTGATGCCAGCGGACGCCGCCACACATCCTTTGCCGCCGTATGTGTGTATCCGGAGGTGGACGATTCCATCGTCATCGACATCAAGCCTTCGGACCTTCAGGTGGAAACCTTTCGTTCCAGCGGCGCGGGGGGCCAGCACGTTAACAAGACCAGCTCGGCCGTGCGCATCACGCACCTTCCCACCGGCATCGTGGTCCAGTGCCAGAACGAACGCTCCCAGCATCGAAACCGTGACATCGCCATGAAGGTGCTAAGGGCTCGGCTTTACGAAAGGGAAATGCAGAAAAAGCAAGCGGAAATGCAGGAGCTGCACGACAACCTGGATGAAATCGCCTGGGGAAATCAGATTCGCTCTTATGTGCTGCAGCCTTACCGCCTGGTCAAAGACCACCGAACTCAGGTGGAAAAAGGTCATGTGGACAGTGTTCTGGATGGCGATCTGGACGATTTCGTGGAAGCCTTTCTCTTCCATGAGCTTCAAGCGCAATCCCCCACACCCGCCGCCTCGTCCTAA
- the lnt gene encoding apolipoprotein N-acyltransferase, translating to MGLLTSPWTAACATGLLLTAGFPLWHYAPAGWIALVPLLVHVAKLSLGTAFSLGFLAGFIHHLTTLSWITYVVTHYGNLPLTVAAAVLCLLCAYLALYPAIFFAVAQRWQGSQGLAIWGLPCLWIALEWGRAHLLTGFPWTNVGYTQTTVTPLVQTADLAGVYGVGWLVVLGNTVLARLVKGRVGLRHVCAAALCAALFVAYGLWREKSFENPHQNAAHPLHVALIQGNIDQSVKWDPEYQEATLNIYWNLSQAALEEKPVDLLVWPETAAPFFYGYEDTPTRRLHDIAASVQVPILLGIPWVIPDGASPRLQNRAVLLHHDQGIVAFYAKRHLVPFGEYVPLKRVLFFVEKLVAAAGDFVPGRGPSVFPFKDTFLGLLICYEAIFPELARDAVRHGARVLVNLTNDAWFGRTAAPYQHLDIARWRAVENRVPLVRCANTGISAIFDPTGKTLTSLPLNVAATTKATVFVGSNTPSFYVRYGDVFAWGCTLTALLCVVYGEQARRRRLFKNPSCHFLGKPPSGMVWFKKKMPL from the coding sequence ATGGGCCTGCTCACCTCCCCCTGGACGGCCGCTTGCGCCACGGGCCTGCTGCTTACCGCAGGCTTTCCTTTATGGCATTATGCCCCCGCCGGCTGGATCGCTCTGGTTCCCCTTCTGGTCCACGTGGCTAAGCTCTCCCTTGGCACGGCATTTTCCCTGGGTTTTCTCGCAGGGTTTATCCATCACCTGACAACGCTTTCCTGGATCACCTATGTGGTGACCCACTATGGCAACCTGCCCTTGACCGTGGCCGCGGCGGTGCTGTGTCTTTTGTGCGCCTATCTCGCCCTTTACCCTGCCATCTTTTTTGCCGTGGCTCAGCGCTGGCAAGGGTCTCAAGGGCTGGCCATCTGGGGACTGCCGTGCCTTTGGATTGCCCTGGAATGGGGCCGCGCCCATCTGCTGACGGGTTTTCCCTGGACCAATGTGGGTTACACGCAAACGACGGTGACCCCTCTTGTGCAAACGGCCGATCTGGCCGGTGTCTACGGCGTGGGCTGGCTAGTGGTCCTCGGCAACACTGTGCTCGCAAGACTTGTGAAAGGGCGCGTTGGCCTCCGCCACGTGTGCGCCGCTGCTCTATGCGCCGCGCTCTTTGTGGCCTACGGCCTGTGGCGCGAAAAATCCTTTGAAAATCCCCATCAGAACGCCGCGCACCCCCTACATGTGGCCTTGATTCAAGGTAACATCGACCAGTCCGTCAAATGGGACCCGGAATATCAAGAGGCGACGCTGAACATTTATTGGAATCTTTCCCAGGCGGCTCTAGAGGAAAAGCCCGTGGACCTTTTGGTGTGGCCTGAAACGGCGGCCCCCTTTTTCTACGGCTACGAAGACACACCCACGCGAAGGCTTCATGACATTGCGGCTTCCGTCCAGGTTCCCATCCTGTTGGGCATTCCCTGGGTCATTCCCGATGGCGCATCCCCGCGATTGCAAAACCGCGCCGTGCTGCTCCATCACGACCAGGGCATCGTGGCTTTCTATGCCAAACGTCATCTGGTGCCTTTTGGAGAATACGTGCCCCTGAAGCGCGTACTCTTCTTTGTGGAAAAACTCGTGGCCGCCGCCGGGGATTTCGTTCCTGGAAGGGGCCCATCGGTGTTTCCTTTTAAGGACACCTTTCTTGGGCTTCTCATCTGCTACGAAGCCATCTTTCCGGAATTGGCTCGGGATGCCGTGCGCCATGGCGCTCGAGTGCTTGTGAATCTGACCAACGACGCCTGGTTCGGCCGCACTGCCGCCCCATATCAGCATCTGGACATCGCTCGTTGGCGTGCCGTGGAAAACCGCGTGCCTCTGGTGCGCTGCGCCAACACGGGAATCAGCGCCATTTTTGATCCTACGGGGAAAACCCTGACGTCCTTGCCCCTGAACGTGGCCGCCACCACCAAAGCCACCGTTTTTGTCGGATCGAATACGCCTTCTTTCTATGTGCGTTACGGGGATGTTTTTGCCTGGGGCTGCACCTTGACGGCACTGCTGTGTGTCGTGTATGGGGAGCAGGCTCGACGGCGCCGCCTCTTCAAAAACCCCTCTTGCCATTTTCTTGGGAAGCCGCCGTCCGGTATGGTATGGTTCAAGAAAAAGATGCCGTTGTAA
- a CDS encoding hemolysin family protein produces MEEESAKGLARWLKKALRRLSRIDKPKDLEKQIQQLIDEGEERGLISEDEGEMIQGIFSFRDTVAREIMVPRTDTVAAPQESTVESLIAHIVESGHSRIPIYQNSIDNIIGILHAKDLLQHWGKTDLDLREILRAPYFIPESKKISEVLRDLRHRKSHMAIVIDEYGGTAGVLTMEDIIEEIIGDIMDEYDAEENWLVEQEDGSILVDARLDVEELEDYLDMQFPEGKFESVGGFIISRLGRVPAVREKVVFKNVEMIVEAADSRKVQKVRIRRLQGVLENASAESESSH; encoded by the coding sequence TTGGAAGAGGAATCTGCCAAAGGCCTGGCGCGCTGGCTGAAAAAGGCTCTGCGCCGCCTCTCGCGGATCGACAAACCCAAGGATCTGGAGAAGCAGATCCAGCAGCTCATTGATGAGGGCGAAGAGCGCGGGCTCATCTCTGAAGACGAAGGGGAAATGATCCAAGGGATCTTTTCTTTTCGGGACACGGTGGCTCGCGAGATCATGGTGCCTCGCACTGATACCGTCGCCGCGCCCCAGGAATCCACCGTGGAATCTCTCATCGCCCACATTGTGGAATCGGGCCACTCGCGCATTCCCATCTACCAGAATTCCATCGACAACATCATCGGCATCTTGCATGCCAAGGATCTGTTGCAGCACTGGGGCAAGACGGACCTGGATCTGCGAGAGATTCTTCGAGCGCCCTATTTCATTCCCGAATCCAAGAAAATCAGCGAAGTGCTGCGAGATCTTCGGCACCGCAAGTCCCACATGGCCATCGTCATCGACGAATACGGCGGCACCGCGGGCGTCCTCACCATGGAAGACATCATCGAGGAAATCATCGGCGACATTATGGATGAGTACGACGCGGAGGAAAATTGGCTGGTGGAACAAGAAGACGGCTCCATTCTGGTGGATGCTCGGCTTGATGTGGAAGAGCTTGAGGATTATTTAGACATGCAGTTTCCCGAGGGCAAGTTTGAATCCGTTGGAGGCTTTATTATTAGCCGGCTGGGTAGAGTCCCCGCCGTGCGCGAAAAGGTGGTCTTCAAGAATGTGGAAATGATCGTGGAAGCCGCCGACAGCCGCAAGGTGCAAAAGGTTCGCATCCGCCGCCTACAAGGTGTTCTGGAAAATGCTTCGGCGGAATCGGAATCCTCCCATTGA
- the speB gene encoding agmatinase, with the protein MKRATHVLGTEVMQYLGPCLSFLGLPEYSASVEAARAVIVAAPYDGTTTFRSGTREGPRAILAASRELECYEEDTGTEPYRHGIATLGELRVTAASPRDMVERVRAVAAALFKAEKIPVLLGGEHLMSLGMIRAACEHFGPLTVLHLDAHPDLRESYQETSFSNACVMRHVLNMADVVQVGLRSMTREEHDLIRHKRIPAFFAEPVIRDSNAVSQIVDALGPWVYVTIDLDVLDPSIMPAVGTPEPGGLGWYDLMSVIRAVTAQRRVVGFDVMELCPIPGMVAPDFLAARLVHKILAHIFVDKV; encoded by the coding sequence ATGAAGAGAGCGACACACGTACTGGGGACCGAGGTGATGCAGTACCTCGGTCCCTGTTTGTCTTTTCTGGGCTTGCCCGAATACAGCGCCTCTGTGGAGGCGGCGCGAGCGGTAATTGTCGCAGCGCCCTACGATGGGACCACAACCTTTCGATCCGGCACGCGCGAGGGGCCTCGAGCCATCCTGGCGGCGTCGCGAGAACTGGAGTGCTACGAAGAGGACACCGGCACGGAACCTTACCGGCACGGCATCGCCACACTTGGAGAACTTCGAGTGACGGCCGCTTCTCCTCGAGACATGGTTGAAAGAGTGCGAGCGGTGGCCGCGGCCCTGTTTAAGGCGGAAAAGATTCCGGTGCTGCTTGGCGGCGAACACCTCATGTCGCTGGGCATGATTCGGGCGGCCTGCGAACACTTTGGCCCTTTGACGGTTTTGCATCTGGACGCGCATCCAGATCTTCGAGAATCCTACCAAGAAACTTCGTTCAGCAACGCCTGTGTCATGCGCCATGTGTTGAACATGGCCGATGTGGTTCAGGTGGGTCTGCGTTCCATGACCCGGGAAGAACACGACCTAATTCGGCACAAGAGAATTCCGGCCTTTTTCGCCGAACCAGTGATTCGGGACTCCAATGCAGTGTCCCAAATTGTGGATGCCCTGGGCCCTTGGGTATATGTGACCATCGATTTGGATGTCTTGGATCCGTCCATTATGCCGGCCGTCGGCACCCCGGAGCCGGGAGGCCTGGGCTGGTACGACCTCATGTCTGTGATTCGAGCCGTGACAGCCCAAAGGCGTGTGGTGGGCTTCGATGTCATGGAACTGTGCCCCATTCCGGGCATGGTCGCCCCCGATTTTCTTGCTGCACGCCTTGTTCACAAGATTCTCGCCCATATTTTTGTAGACAAGGTTTGA
- the speD gene encoding adenosylmethionine decarboxylase yields the protein MNMKKPEFGFGVHLMLDGYGCDPEVLQDINVIYNFLDEYPQEMEMTKIMPPYVFRYNGAVPEDWGISGFVLIAESHISIHTFPEKRYLSLDMFSCKPFDTDKAVAVVKERFRIQKCEINVLDRGQEFPNTIEDSTQVVRMDRMLRHRRR from the coding sequence ATGAACATGAAAAAACCGGAATTCGGCTTTGGGGTCCATCTGATGCTGGACGGCTACGGATGCGATCCTGAAGTTTTGCAGGACATCAATGTGATTTACAACTTCTTGGACGAGTATCCTCAAGAGATGGAAATGACCAAGATCATGCCCCCGTATGTCTTTCGATACAATGGGGCGGTCCCTGAGGATTGGGGCATTTCCGGCTTTGTGCTCATTGCGGAAAGCCATATCAGCATTCATACCTTCCCCGAAAAGAGGTATCTCAGCTTGGACATGTTTTCCTGCAAGCCTTTCGATACTGACAAAGCGGTGGCGGTTGTCAAGGAACGGTTTCGCATTCAAAAATGCGAGATCAACGTGTTGGATCGGGGACAGGAATTTCCCAACACCATTGAAGATTCCACGCAGGTGGTGCGCATGGACCGCATGCTGCGCCACCGAAGGCGCTGA
- a CDS encoding helix-turn-helix domain-containing protein, translated as MEDGLRIGDKLRRLRMENGLTQEELANRAYLTKGFISQLERDLTSPSIATLKSILDVLGVDLAEFFQDMPSPTVVARKRARVLSSESTEECAIYFLLPKALGRIMDPVIVQMQKGGRTVEHSPHEGEEFGFVIKGSVTLWFDNKPHRLNVGDCFYFKSSTRHWVENSGRGEAHLLWVVSQSRF; from the coding sequence ATGGAGGACGGCCTCAGGATCGGAGACAAGCTCCGACGGCTTCGTATGGAAAACGGCCTGACCCAGGAGGAACTGGCCAATCGGGCCTATTTGACCAAGGGATTCATTTCCCAGCTGGAACGGGATCTGACCTCCCCGTCCATCGCCACCTTGAAAAGCATTTTGGACGTGCTGGGAGTGGATTTGGCCGAGTTTTTTCAGGACATGCCGAGCCCGACGGTGGTGGCTCGCAAAAGAGCGCGCGTGCTCAGTTCCGAATCGACGGAGGAGTGCGCCATTTATTTTCTGCTGCCGAAGGCCTTGGGTCGAATCATGGACCCGGTGATCGTGCAGATGCAAAAAGGGGGCCGAACCGTGGAACATTCCCCTCATGAGGGGGAAGAGTTCGGCTTTGTTATCAAGGGATCGGTCACGCTATGGTTTGACAACAAGCCCCATCGGCTCAACGTGGGCGATTGTTTTTACTTCAAGAGTTCGACGCGGCATTGGGTGGAAAATTCCGGCCGGGGGGAAGCGCATCTGTTGTGGGTGGTGAGCCAGTCCCGGTTTTGA
- a CDS encoding GGDEF domain-containing response regulator, protein MTTPFREEHFGPQRILVVDDEVSVRELVSESLSYIGHQVDLAADGLDACEKLKTNTYDIVITDMDMPRMDGMELIHHIRQHYPHTDSIAITGHATRYKYVDVIRAGAADFITKPFGLDKLEAKIRRLLRERYLRSQLEELAIRDPLTGLFNRRHFRTILLQEAVRAVRYGHSLFLLFIDIDLFKQYNDKEGHQAGDLLLVELGAILQQSIREHVDSAFRYGGDEFTVVLPHLNADQVRMVVERIQKRYAALDATPTSLSIGAAQFRYLDGNVERSIEDMIQRADMAQYRAKKELGGNRLCLEGDTNGSLEAFGVSCPESLQSVR, encoded by the coding sequence ATGACAACGCCCTTTCGAGAAGAACATTTCGGCCCGCAGCGCATTCTCGTCGTGGATGATGAAGTGAGCGTGCGGGAGTTGGTCTCGGAAAGTTTGAGTTACATCGGCCACCAGGTGGATCTGGCCGCCGACGGCCTAGACGCCTGCGAAAAGCTCAAAACCAACACCTATGACATCGTCATCACCGATATGGACATGCCCCGCATGGACGGCATGGAACTCATACACCACATAAGACAACACTATCCCCACACAGACTCCATCGCCATCACGGGACATGCCACAAGGTATAAATACGTGGATGTGATTCGAGCCGGAGCGGCGGACTTCATCACCAAGCCTTTTGGGCTGGACAAGCTGGAAGCCAAGATTCGACGGCTGCTGCGCGAACGGTATTTGCGCAGCCAACTGGAAGAGTTGGCCATTCGAGATCCCCTGACAGGGCTCTTTAACCGGCGTCATTTTCGCACCATTTTGCTTCAGGAAGCGGTCCGTGCAGTGCGTTACGGCCATTCGCTCTTTCTGCTTTTTATCGATATTGATTTGTTCAAGCAATACAACGATAAAGAAGGCCATCAGGCAGGAGATTTGCTGCTGGTAGAGTTGGGAGCCATATTACAGCAGTCCATTCGTGAGCATGTGGATTCGGCTTTCCGTTACGGCGGGGACGAATTCACCGTGGTGCTGCCACACCTCAACGCCGACCAAGTCCGCATGGTGGTGGAGCGCATTCAGAAGCGCTACGCCGCCTTGGATGCCACGCCTACCAGCTTGTCCATCGGGGCCGCCCAGTTCCGATACCTGGATGGCAATGTGGAAAGAAGCATCGAGGATATGATTCAAAGGGCCGACATGGCCCAGTATCGCGCCAAGAAGGAATTGGGCGGCAACCGTCTGTGCCTGGAAGGAGACACCAACGGTTCATTGGAAGCCTTTGGCGTCTCTTGTCCCGAATCGCTTCAATCCGTTCGCTAA
- a CDS encoding NAD(+)/NADH kinase encodes MERLLIIYKKGRNDAAVLAQELVAWLNAKGYAAKARENLSDTKTLTPPPPLPMDADAVVVLGGDGTLLSVARQVADRDIPIVGVNLGGLGFLTEISREHCFQDLDRVLSGAYDIEERMRLRVALERQGREVFVQTVLNDAVINKGALARIVDLDTHIDGRYLTHYRADGLIVATPTGSTAYNLSAGGPIVYPTAQAVILTPICPFALSNRPIILPASSRIQVQLDDKAQDVTLTCDGQVGQRLAPNDTIAVVMSPHSLKLIKPASTDYFDILRTKLKWGQT; translated from the coding sequence ATGGAACGTCTCTTGATTATCTATAAAAAGGGTCGAAACGACGCCGCGGTGCTCGCTCAGGAACTGGTGGCCTGGCTTAACGCCAAAGGCTACGCCGCAAAGGCGCGAGAAAACCTTTCAGACACGAAAACCCTTACGCCGCCGCCACCTTTGCCCATGGATGCCGATGCCGTGGTGGTTCTTGGCGGCGACGGCACCTTACTCAGCGTGGCCCGCCAGGTGGCGGACCGGGACATCCCCATCGTGGGGGTGAACCTAGGCGGGTTGGGTTTTCTCACGGAAATCAGTCGAGAGCACTGTTTTCAGGACTTGGACCGCGTGTTGTCCGGAGCCTACGACATTGAAGAGCGCATGCGGCTCCGCGTAGCCTTGGAGCGTCAGGGTCGAGAGGTTTTTGTCCAGACGGTTTTGAACGATGCGGTGATCAACAAGGGAGCTCTGGCCCGCATCGTGGACCTGGACACCCATATCGACGGCCGCTACCTCACCCACTACCGAGCCGACGGCCTCATTGTGGCCACGCCTACGGGTTCCACGGCCTACAACCTTTCAGCCGGAGGGCCCATTGTCTATCCCACCGCGCAAGCGGTCATTTTGACACCCATCTGCCCTTTTGCCCTAAGCAATCGCCCTATTATTCTGCCGGCTTCCTCTCGTATTCAGGTCCAGCTGGACGACAAAGCTCAAGACGTGACCTTGACCTGCGACGGTCAGGTGGGCCAGCGCCTGGCCCCCAACGACACCATTGCCGTGGTCATGTCCCCCCATAGCCTCAAACTCATCAAACCCGCCAGCACCGACTACTTTGACATTCTGCGCACCAAACTCAAATGGGGCCAGACCTGA
- a CDS encoding radical SAM protein has protein sequence MDGMHYEGMIIRPPSEADSILLQVTIGCSHNKCTFCGTYKGVRFRIKDQDIIDQDIAYAARHFPFLRRVFLTDGDALIVPQPRLVDILQKIRRAMPWIQRVGLYGNAKSILRKTPQELAELRDLGLGIVYLGVETGHPETLRAIRKGVSRERLIEAGQRVREAGLKLSVTVLLGIAGREQSLAHAQATGSLLTAMDPHYVGALTLMVLPNTELGDQVRRGTFSPLTPLELLAELREMLAHTHMSRGLFMSNHASNYLPIKVKMPTDKAKGLAMIDAAINQQVPLRPEWMRAL, from the coding sequence ATGGACGGCATGCATTACGAAGGCATGATCATTCGGCCACCCAGTGAAGCGGACAGCATTCTTTTGCAGGTCACCATCGGGTGCAGCCATAACAAGTGCACATTCTGTGGCACGTACAAAGGCGTGCGTTTTCGCATCAAGGACCAGGACATCATTGACCAGGACATCGCCTATGCGGCGAGGCATTTTCCTTTCCTGCGCCGCGTGTTCCTCACCGACGGCGACGCTCTCATCGTGCCGCAGCCCAGACTTGTCGACATTTTACAAAAAATCCGCCGGGCTATGCCGTGGATTCAAAGAGTAGGCCTGTACGGCAACGCCAAGAGCATTCTGCGCAAGACCCCTCAGGAACTGGCGGAACTGAGAGATCTGGGTCTGGGGATCGTTTATCTGGGCGTGGAAACCGGCCACCCGGAAACCTTACGCGCCATCCGCAAGGGGGTTTCGCGGGAGAGATTGATCGAAGCGGGTCAAAGGGTTCGCGAAGCCGGTCTGAAGTTGTCGGTCACCGTCCTTTTGGGTATTGCGGGTCGGGAGCAATCTCTGGCGCATGCGCAAGCCACAGGATCCCTGCTCACGGCCATGGATCCACATTATGTGGGCGCCCTGACCTTGATGGTGCTGCCCAACACGGAACTGGGAGATCAGGTGCGTCGCGGAACCTTTTCGCCGCTCACGCCCCTGGAACTGCTGGCCGAACTGCGCGAGATGCTGGCCCACACGCACATGTCCCGGGGCTTGTTTATGTCCAACCACGCGTCCAATTACTTGCCCATTAAAGTCAAAATGCCTACGGACAAAGCAAAGGGCCTGGCGATGATCGATGCCGCCATAAACCAACAGGTGCCGCTCAGACCTGAATGGATGCGGGCTCTGTGA